One region of Mycolicibacterium lutetiense genomic DNA includes:
- a CDS encoding VOC family protein, with protein MRWRGVSHVEFAVLDYDESIAFYDAMLGWLGYHSFSSLNMEYQSIYYMTRFINPHSYIGIQPAHTGEKLTHPDQAVGINHIALWARNREEVDRFHRDFLVARGIPVTDEPKDYPQYTPGYHAVFFDDPINGIHWELAWVPKVPSPRQLWSFYRTLRAFGKQRPDLARTVPGITLQARRPLPGK; from the coding sequence ATGAGGTGGCGCGGAGTAAGTCATGTCGAGTTCGCGGTCTTGGACTACGACGAATCGATCGCGTTCTACGACGCGATGCTCGGTTGGCTCGGGTATCACAGCTTCTCGTCGCTGAACATGGAGTACCAGTCGATCTATTACATGACGCGATTCATCAACCCGCACAGCTACATCGGCATCCAACCGGCTCACACCGGGGAGAAACTCACCCACCCCGACCAGGCCGTCGGGATCAACCACATCGCGCTGTGGGCCCGAAACCGGGAGGAAGTGGACCGCTTTCATCGGGACTTCCTGGTCGCGCGGGGTATCCCGGTCACCGACGAGCCCAAGGACTACCCCCAGTACACGCCGGGTTACCACGCGGTGTTCTTCGACGACCCGATCAACGGCATCCACTGGGAGCTGGCCTGGGTGCCGAAAGTCCCCAGCCCGCGCCAGTTGTGGTCGTTCTATCGGACGCTGCGGGCCTTCGGTAAGCAGCGTCCTGATCTGGCGCGCACAGTGCCGGGCATCACCCTGCAGGCGCGGCGGCCGTTGCCGGGCAAGTGA
- a CDS encoding aromatic ring-hydroxylating oxygenase subunit alpha, with protein MTASPVSCTDEELTRRALRHAVAGTTDMADRVLKVPLHYYRDPKITEIEESQILRRVPLAIVPSAQIAAKNDFVVRSVLGDSLLVTRDRTGASHVFLNYCRHRGAMPACGSGNASRFVCPYHAWTYRNTGELFMVPGKAGFDTMNPAEYGLVELPSEERHGFVWAVLTADATIDLDAHLGALGPELAQWNYDSYGYHTDREFSSEVSWKGALEAFAEGYHFPFVHGESLIGQNTLPNTGIYDEFGKHHRIGFPFTWIKNLTDDPSASFDPSANMGVIYWVYPNLILANSPVGVEIIDMLPEGEPTRCTVRHSWMGRVPATTDDMRAGYDAIYESVHAAVRDEDFAMLPQCGQGVRHGQHDHMIIGRNEIAVQHMIKVFAQELGVALA; from the coding sequence GTCCAGTGAGCTGCACCGATGAGGAACTGACCCGCCGTGCGTTGCGGCATGCCGTCGCGGGGACGACGGACATGGCCGACCGGGTGCTGAAGGTGCCGTTGCACTACTACCGGGATCCAAAGATCACCGAGATCGAGGAATCCCAGATTCTGCGACGGGTCCCGCTGGCCATTGTGCCCTCGGCCCAGATCGCGGCGAAGAACGACTTCGTCGTCCGCTCGGTGCTCGGGGATTCCCTGCTGGTCACCCGGGACCGCACCGGAGCCAGCCACGTGTTCCTCAACTACTGCCGCCACCGCGGCGCCATGCCGGCCTGCGGCTCCGGCAACGCGTCGCGCTTCGTCTGCCCGTATCACGCGTGGACATACCGCAATACCGGCGAGTTGTTCATGGTGCCGGGCAAGGCCGGCTTCGACACGATGAATCCCGCCGAATACGGCCTGGTGGAACTGCCGTCCGAGGAACGTCACGGCTTCGTCTGGGCCGTCCTGACCGCGGACGCGACGATCGATCTCGACGCTCACCTCGGAGCGCTCGGACCTGAACTGGCGCAGTGGAATTACGATTCCTACGGCTACCACACCGACCGTGAGTTCTCCTCGGAGGTGTCGTGGAAGGGTGCGCTCGAGGCGTTCGCGGAGGGCTATCACTTTCCGTTCGTCCACGGCGAGAGCCTGATCGGGCAGAACACGTTGCCCAACACCGGGATCTACGACGAATTCGGCAAGCATCACCGCATCGGCTTCCCGTTCACCTGGATCAAGAATCTCACCGATGATCCGAGCGCCTCGTTCGACCCGTCGGCCAACATGGGCGTCATCTACTGGGTGTATCCCAACCTCATCCTGGCGAACAGCCCGGTGGGAGTGGAGATCATCGACATGCTGCCCGAGGGGGAACCCACCCGCTGCACCGTGCGGCACAGTTGGATGGGGCGGGTTCCCGCCACGACCGACGACATGCGGGCCGGGTATGACGCGATCTACGAAAGCGTTCACGCCGCGGTGCGCGACGAGGACTTCGCCATGCTCCCGCAGTGCGGTCAAGGCGTCCGCCACGGCCAACACGACCATATGATCATCGGCCGCAACGAAATCGCGGTTCAGCACATGATCAAGGTGTTCGCCCAGGAGTTGGGTGTGGCGCTGGCCTAG
- a CDS encoding SDR family oxidoreductase produces the protein MQPAATTRIALVTGASRGIGADVAQQLAGPDTHVVVNYREKAKRANTVVDAIRRAGGRASTLGADISDEAASAAMIERVGREFGRLDVLVLNASTGLNLGTDPGYAMRLNRDAQRRLATLALPLMPAGGQIVFVTSHQAHFFPNKAVPKGYAAIAASKRAGETALYAMRSEFDRRGIDFTVVSGEVMSDRELATTIAHAASAPYPSGIVYAGGHDFLCQMSA, from the coding sequence ATGCAGCCTGCAGCAACCACCCGGATCGCCCTTGTCACCGGCGCATCGCGGGGTATCGGCGCCGACGTCGCACAGCAGCTCGCCGGCCCGGACACCCACGTAGTCGTCAACTACCGCGAGAAGGCCAAGCGCGCCAACACGGTCGTCGACGCCATCCGCCGCGCGGGCGGTCGCGCCTCCACACTGGGTGCCGACATCTCCGACGAGGCTGCCTCCGCCGCCATGATCGAGCGGGTGGGCCGCGAGTTCGGCCGGCTCGACGTCCTGGTGCTCAATGCATCGACCGGGCTGAACCTGGGAACCGATCCCGGCTACGCGATGCGGCTGAACCGCGATGCGCAGCGCCGGCTGGCCACATTGGCGCTGCCGCTGATGCCGGCGGGCGGTCAGATCGTGTTCGTCACGAGCCATCAGGCCCACTTCTTCCCGAACAAGGCCGTGCCGAAGGGCTATGCAGCGATCGCCGCGAGCAAGCGCGCCGGCGAGACCGCGCTCTATGCGATGCGTTCCGAATTCGACCGGCGGGGAATAGATTTCACCGTGGTGTCCGGTGAGGTGATGTCGGATCGCGAGTTGGCGACGACTATCGCCCATGCCGCATCCGCGCCGTACCCCTCCGGGATCGTCTATGCCGGTGGGCATGACTTTCTGTGCCAGATGTCGGCCTGA
- a CDS encoding DUF6194 family protein yields MSMDQLLETIRRFDGVLELAPIAGSPFPEIAWGDHFFYYAPNGLVPQREQPYATIVTKNYPDDTSGDLDAPGRWRLNIHVGRATYIELLGADPRVDATAGIDFTAVDTVLPHPVYRAQGWISIINPGTHTQALAASLLREAHEAASRRAIRRAATRPSPHQN; encoded by the coding sequence ATGAGTATGGACCAGCTACTGGAAACGATCCGACGCTTCGACGGGGTCCTTGAACTGGCGCCCATAGCGGGCAGCCCGTTCCCGGAGATCGCGTGGGGCGACCACTTCTTCTACTACGCACCCAACGGCCTAGTGCCACAACGAGAACAGCCCTACGCCACCATCGTCACAAAGAACTATCCCGACGATACTTCCGGCGATCTCGATGCACCTGGCCGATGGCGGCTGAACATTCACGTCGGCCGGGCCACCTACATCGAACTCCTCGGCGCAGATCCTCGGGTCGACGCGACAGCCGGCATCGACTTCACCGCCGTCGACACCGTCCTCCCCCACCCGGTGTATCGCGCACAAGGCTGGATCTCGATCATCAACCCGGGGACGCACACTCAGGCGTTGGCGGCGAGCCTGCTCCGCGAGGCACACGAGGCGGCGAGCAGGCGGGCAATCCGCCGCGCGGCGACCCGGCCCAGCCCGCATCAGAACTGA
- a CDS encoding MerR family transcriptional regulator has protein sequence MLTVSAVAAETGYSVQQIRDLERLGVVASAVRAGNGYRQFSTTVIRELHAYRDLAHAAGPVEARRTMREIRTLPPAEAVALVSSLHIRINQEREQALVARLALEAIQGEAKIEAAPAAADAMTITELSRALGVRASTLRYWETEGLVKPERIANRTGSARRYQVEAIREARITAALRAAGYRIPDVQRAVAAIRELDDVNRSLEALDTRLNSITDRTLSLIRAAVTLAEIIQSA, from the coding sequence ATGCTGACTGTCTCGGCGGTGGCCGCGGAGACCGGGTACTCGGTCCAGCAGATTCGCGACTTGGAGCGTCTCGGCGTCGTCGCATCAGCGGTCCGGGCCGGCAACGGGTACCGGCAGTTCTCCACGACGGTGATTCGTGAGCTACACGCGTATCGAGATCTGGCCCATGCTGCGGGCCCCGTCGAGGCCCGCCGGACAATGCGCGAAATCCGCACCTTGCCACCCGCGGAGGCGGTAGCCCTGGTGAGCTCCTTGCACATCCGCATCAACCAGGAACGCGAGCAGGCCCTCGTAGCGCGCCTAGCGCTGGAGGCCATCCAAGGCGAGGCCAAGATCGAAGCCGCCCCGGCGGCAGCGGACGCGATGACGATCACCGAACTGTCACGAGCGCTCGGGGTTCGTGCCTCCACGCTCCGCTACTGGGAGACGGAGGGTTTGGTGAAGCCGGAGCGGATCGCCAATCGGACGGGATCGGCCCGGCGCTATCAGGTTGAGGCTATCCGCGAGGCGCGCATCACGGCAGCGCTACGCGCCGCGGGCTACCGCATCCCCGATGTTCAGCGAGCCGTCGCGGCGATCCGGGAGCTCGATGATGTGAATCGCTCGTTAGAGGCGCTCGACACGCGGTTGAACTCCATCACCGACCGCACTCTTTCGCTCATCCGGGCGGCGGTGACACTGGCTGAGATCATCCAATCCGCCTAG